The genomic interval TCGCGCCGCGCTTGAGGTCGATGACGACGCGGACGCCGTCGCGGTCGGACTCGTCGCGGATGTCGGAGATGCCCTCTATCTTCCCCTCGTTCACGTCCTCGGCGATGCGCTCGATGCGCCGCGCCTTGTTCTCCTGGTACGGGAGCTCCGTGACGACGATGCGGTCGCCGCCGCGGTCGCGCTCCTCCGTGTCCATCTCCGCGCGGACGCGGAGCTTCCCGCGGCCGGAGGTGTAGGCGTCGTAGATGCCCTGCCGGCCGACGATGTTCGCGCCGGTCGGGAAGTCCGGCCCTTTGACGAACCCCTCGCCGTCGGGGCCGACGATGAGGTCCGACACCTCGCACTCGGGGTTGTCGATGAGGTGTATCGTCGCGTCCACCACCTCGCGGAGGTTGTGCGGCGGGATGTTCGTGGACATCCCGACCGCGATGCCCGACGCCCCGTTGAGGAGCAGGTTCGGCACCTTCGCGGGCAGTACCTCCGGCTCCGTGAGCCGGTCGTCGTAGTTGGCGACGAAGTCGACGGTGTCCTCGCCGATGTCGGCGAGCATCTCCTCGGCCATCGGGGCCATCCGCGCCTCCGTGTACCGCATCGCGGCCGGCGGGTCGCCGTCCACCGAGCCGAAGTTCCCCTGCCCGTCGACGAGCGGGTAGCGCAGCGAGAAGTCCTGCGCCATCCGCGCCAGCGCGTCGTAGATGGACTGGTCGCCGTGCGGGTGGTAGTTACCCATCGTCTCGCCGACGATGTTGGAGGACTTCCGGTGGCCCGCGTTCGAACTCACCCCCATGTCGTGCATCGCGTAGAGGATGCGCCGCTGGACCGGCTTGAGGCCGTCGCGGGCGCTGGGGAGCGCGCGACCCACGATGACGGACATCGCGTAGTCGATGTACGACTGCTCCATCTCGTCCTCGATGCGGACGTTGCGTATCTCGCGGGCGGCCTCGGGCGCGTCGTCGGCGCTCATATGTCCACCCACTCGGCGTCCTCGGCGTGCTCCTTGATGAACTGCTTGCGGGGCGCGACGGCGTCACCCATCAGCACGGAGAACATCCGGTCGGCCGCGGCCGCGTCGTCCACGGTGATGCGCTTGAGGATGCGCGTCTCCGGGTTCATCGTCGTGTCCCAGAGCTGTTGGGGGTTCATCTCGCCCAGCCCCTTGAACCGCTGGACCTGGTCGGGCGAGCCGTCGCACACCTCCTCGACGATGCGCTCGCGGTCCGCCTCCGTCATGGCGTCGTAGGTGTCGCCCTTGTAGCGGATGCGGTAGAGTGGCGGCTGGGCCGCGTACACGTAGCCGTTCTCGATGAGCTCCGGCATCTGCCGGTAGAGGAAGGTGAGATACAGCGTGCGGATGTGCGCCCCGTCCACGTCGGCGTCCGTCATCAGGATTATCTTGTGGTAGCGGGCGTTCTCCACGTCGAACTCCTCGCCGATGCTCGTGCCGACGGCGGTGATGAGGTCGCGTATCTTCTCGTTCTCCAGTACTCTATCGAGCCGGTGTTTCTCCGCGTTGAGCACCTTCCCGAACAGGGGAAGGATGGCCTGGAACTCGGGGTTGCGCGCCTGTTTCGCGCTCCCGCCCGCGGAGTCGCCCTCCACGATGAACAGTTCGGCCTCCTCGGGGTCGCGGGTCTGACAGTCCGCGAGCTTCCCGGGGAGGGAGGTGGAGCCGAGCGCCGACTTCCGGCGCGTCAGCTCCTCGGCCTTCTTCGCGGCGAGGCGGGCCTTCGCGGCCTCGACGGCCTTCGAGACGATGGCCTCGGCGGTGTCCGGGTGCTCCTCGAGGTAGGTGGCGAACCCCTCGTGCATCAGGCTCTCGACGATGCCCCGCACCTCGCTGTTCCCGAGTTTCGTCTTGGTCTGGCCCTCGAACTGCGGGTCCGGGTGCTTGACCGAGAGAACGCCGGTCAGCCCCTCGCGGATGTCCTCGCCCTTGAGGTTCTCGTCGATGTCCGAGGCGAGGTCGTGCGAGGAGGCGTAGTCGTTGACGACGCGGGTGAGCGCCGTCTTGAAGCCGGTGAGGTGGGTGCCGCCCTCGCGGGTGTTGATGTTGTTGGCGAAGGCGTGGATCGACCCCTGCACGCCGTCGGTCGCCTGGAGGGCGATCTCCACCTGTATCCCGTCGTCGCCGCCCTCGACGTAGACGACCTCGTCGTGGAGGACGGTGCGCGTCTCGTTGAGGTACTCGACGAACTCGCGGATGCCGCCGTCGTACTGGAACCGCGTCTCCCCGCCGTCGCGCTCGTCGAGGAGTGCTATCTCGACGCCGGGGTTGAGGAAGGCGAGTTCGCGGAGACGGGATTCGAGCGTGGAGAAGGCGAAGTCGGTCGTCTCGAAGATGTCCTCGTCGGGCCAGAAGCGGATGGTCGTACCCGTCTCCTCGCCGTCGTCCATCGGGCGGACCTCCTCCAACTCCTGGTCGGGTTCGCCGTGGTCGAAGCGGTGGCGGTAGACCGAACCGTCGCGCTTCACCTCGACTTCGAGCCACGAGGAGAGCGCGTTGACGACGCTCACGCCGACGCCGTGGAGGCCGCCGGACACCTGGTAGGACTTGTTATCGAACTTCCCGCCGGCGTGGAGGACGGTCATGATGACCTCCAGCGCGGGCCGGTCGTACTCCTTGTGCGTGTCGACCGGGATGCCGCGCCCGTCGTCGGAGACGGAGACGGAGCCGTCCTCGTGGACGGTCACCTCGATGGTGTCACAGTAGCCGGCGAGCGCCTCGTCGATGGAGTTGTCCACGACCTCGTAGACGAGGTGGTGGAGCCCGCGCGAATCGGTGGAACCGATGTACATCGCGGGTCGTTTCTGGACGGCCTCCAGACCCTCCAGCACCTGGATCTGGTCGGCCCCGTAGCTACGTTCCTGAGACATAGGGGATACCTTACCCCACCTATGGCAACCTTCGGTATAAAGTACCCGCCCGCGCGCGAGCGCGAGCGTCGCTTCCGGCCGCCGTCGCCCCCGGAATCAGTCGCCGTCGCCCGCGCCGACCGGGACGCCGAGGCGGTCACAGAGCCACGTCCAGCGGTCGACCTGCTCGCGGACGATACGCTCGGTGGGCTTACCGACGCCGTGGCCGGTGTCCGTCTCCGTCCGGAGCAGTATCGGTCCCTCGCCCGTCTGGTTGGCCTGTACGCGGGCCGTCGTCTTCCGGGCGTGGGCCGGGTGGACGCGCGTGTCGCCCAGCGCGGTGGTGAACAGCGTCGGCGGGTACGCCCGCTCCGCGACGTTGTGGTACGGCGAGTACTCGCGGAGGTACTCGAACGCCTCCGGGTCGTCGGGCGACCCGTACTCGCTCGTCCACGACGCGCCGAGCAGGAACCGGTGGAACCGCAGCATGTCGAGCAGCGGCACCTCACACAGCACCGCGGCCCACAGGTCCGGCCGCTGGGTGAGCGCCGCCCCCGTCAGCAGACCGCCGTTGGACCCGCCCCAGACCCCGATACGGTCCGGGTCGGCGTACTCGTCCCCGATACCCTCGGCCACGGCGTAGAGGTCGTCGAAGACGTTCTGCTTGTCCCCGAACATCCCCGCGCGGTGCCACGACTCGCCGTACTCCGACCCGCCGCGCAGGCAGGCGACGACGAAGACGCCGCCCGCGTCGAGGAACGGCCCGGCGAACCGCCGGAACGACGGCGTCAGCGCGATGCGGAAGCCGCCGTAGCCGTAGATGACTGCGGGCGCGTCCCCGTCCGGGTCGGCGTCCGCGGCGCGCACGACGAACGCCGGCACCTCGGTGCCGTCGGCCGACTCGTGGAACGTCCGCTCGACGGTCACGTCGACGTCGAGGTCCGCGTCCGCCTGCGCTATCGCCGTCGCGGTCCCCTCGGCCACGTCGTAACGCCGGACCCGGGCCGGTTCGGCGAAGCCCTGCACGACGTGGAACAGGTCGGTCCCGTCGTCGTCGACGTCGAGCGCGGCCGCGGGGACGGTACAGAGGTCCGGCGTCGGCACCGTCGCCGTCCGTTCGCCGTCGCGCCACAGCGTCAGTTCCGCGCTCGCGTCGTGGAGGTGGACCGCGGCGAGCGCGTCGCCCACGGTCGTCACGCCCTGCAGAACGCCCTCCGTCTCGGGCACGGCGTCCGGGTAGTCGGCGAGCGCGAGGTCGTCGCCGGTCCGGGCCTCGGCGAGCGGGACGGCGACGACGCGGCCCCGGTCGGCCTCGTGGTCCGTCCGCAGGTACAGGGTGTCCTCGCCGGCCGTGGCGTCGATGCTGGCGTCGAGTCCGGTCACGAGCGGCACGAGCGGGTCCGCCCGCGACTCGTCGGCGCGGTAGAGGTCGGTCGTGTCCCACCCCTGACTCACCGCGACGAACAGGGCGTCCCCGTCGTCGGTCGTCAGGACCGGCAGTTCCCGCGGGCCGAAGTCGTCGGTCACGAGTCGGTCGTCGGCCGGGTCCGCGCCGTGCTCGTGGTAGTAGAGCGCCCGGTCGAGTTGGCCGCCGCCTTCCGAATCGGCCTCGCCGGCCGTCCCCGTCCGCACGGAGTAGAAGCCCTTGTCGGTCCACGCGAACCCGCCGGGGTTCGTGCGGCCCACGTTCGGAACCTCCTCGCGTTCCTCGCCCGTGGCGGCGTCCACGACGCGCAGGTCGTACTGCTCGGTGCCGCCCTCGTCGTAGCCGTAGGCGACGCGCTCGCCGTCGGGGCCGACGACGAACCAGTTCATCGAGGCCGCCTCGCCCGCGAAGCCGTTGGGGTCCACGAGGACGCGCGGCTCGCCGTCGAGCGACTCCTGGACGTGGAGGACTGCGTGGTCCTCGTGGGGAGCCTCTATCGTCCGGAAGTAGCGGTCCCCGGCGACGGTGACGGGGCCGTAGTCGGTGACGCGGGCCACGTCCTCGAAGCGCGGGCGGAGCGCGTCGCGGGTGTCGGTGTCGAGGACCGCGTCGGCGTACTCGTTCTGCGCGTCGGTCCACTCGCGGACGCGCTCGTCGTCGTCGGCCTCCAGCCAGCGGTACGGGTCGGCTATCTCCTCGCCGTGGAGCGTCTCGGTCGTCGGCTCGCACGGTGTCTCGGGCGGCGTCTCTCGCACGCCCCGAGGTTCGACCGCGGGGCGATAAACCTCGGGAAACGGTTTCACTTTCACCGAGCCACCGCGAGGGTTTTTACCCCCCGCCGGCAAGCCACGGAACATGACCTCCTATCAGTCGTCGCTCGGCGAGGGCGGCGGGGGAACCGTCGCGGACGAACTCGCCGAGTCCCAGCGGTCCATCTCCATCGCCGAGTTCTTCGAGAAGAACAAGCAGATGCTCGGCTTCGATTCGGGCGGGAAGGCGCTCGTCACGGCCGTCAAGGAGGCCGTGGACAACGCGCTCGACGCCACCGAGGAGGCCGGCCTCCTCCCCGACGTGTACGTCGAGATCGCCGACGCGGGCGACTACTACCGCCTCGTCGTCGAGGACAACGGTCCCGGCATCACCCGCGAGCAGGTCCCGAAGGTGTTCGGGAAACTACTGTACGGCTCCCGCTTCCACGCCCGCGAGCAGTCGCGCGGCCAGCAGGGTATCGGCATCTCCGCCGCCGTCCTCTACTCGCAACTCACCTCCGGCAAGCCGGCGAAGATAACCTCGAAGACGGGCGCGGACCGACCGGCCCGGAAGTTCGAACTCACCATCGACACCGACACCAACGAGCCGGAGGTGTCGCTGGACGAGGAGACGACGTGGGAGCGCCCGCACGGCACCCGCATCGAACTGGAGATGGAGGCGAACATGCGCGCTCGCCAACAGCTCCACGACTACATCAAGTACACCGCGGTCGTGAACCCCCACGCCCGCATCGAGTTCCGCGAGCCGAAGGCCCACGAGAAGTACGAGCGCGCGACGGACCAACTCCCCGCCGAGACGGAGGAGATACGCCCGCACCCGCACGGCGTCGAACTCGGCACCCTGCTGAAGATGCTCGCCGCGACGGAGTCGTACTCGCTGTCGGGGTTCATGCAGGAGGAGTTCACCCGCGTCGGCGCGAAGACGGCCGGGTCCGTCCTCGACCGCTTCCGCGACCGCCACTTCGGTCGGGAGATGACGTGGACCGCGCCCGCGGCCCACGACGAGGTCTCCGTGGCCGACGAGGTCGCGGAAGCCACCTCGAACAAGGGCGCGGAGGCGACGGAGTCGTTCGCGACGACCATCGCCGACGCCGTCGCCGACCGCGGCCGCGTGGCCCACCACGAGGTCGTCGCTATCGTCGCCGAGGCGGCCGACGAGGCCGAGGAGACCTTCGGCAAGACGTTCGGCGAGGCCGTCCGCGAGAACGCCGTCGCGGCCGCGTGGTACGCCTGCACCCGGACGCGCCGGGAGGACGTCTACCCGCTCGTGGACGGGGCGACCACGACCCGGAAGGACGACGCCGCAGTCGAGGGGCTGGCCCGCCGGCTCGCCGAGAAGTTCGAGGAGCAGGAGGACAACCGGAACCGCACCACGCGCGCCGAACTGGACGACTTCGTCGCCCGCGCCGCGGAGATGACCGAGGAGACCGACGGCGAGACGTTCGGCGAGACGGCCCGGGGGAACATCGCCGACGCGGTCTGGGCGGAAATGCGCACGGTGCCGGACGACCCGCCGAAGGTGAAGGAAGTGGCGAACACGCGCGACATCGCCGCGGAGTTCCTCGAAGCGATGCGAGAGACGGACATCCTCGCGCCGCCGACGAACTGCCTCGCGCCCATCACGCCCGAACTGGTCGAGAAGGGGCTCCGCAAGGAGTACGACGCGGACTTCTACGCGGCCGCGACCCGCGACGCCGAGGTCCACCGGGGCGACCCGTTCATCGTGGAGGCCGGCATCGCCTACGGGGGCGACCTCCCCGCCGAGGGGAACGTCGAGGTGTTACGGTTCGCGAACCGCGTCCCGCTGGTGTACCGGCTGGGCGCGTGTTCCACGACGGACGTGGTGAAGCGCATCAACTGGCGCAACTACGGGCTGGACCAGCCGGGCGGCACCGGGATGCCGAACGGGCCCGCGGTCATCACGGTCCACATCGCCTCCACGAACGTCCCGTTCACGAGCGAGTCGAAGGACGCGGTGGCGAACGTCCCCGAGATAGAGGACGAGATAGAGCTCGCGCTCCGCGAGGCGGCCCGCGAACTGAAGTCGTACCTGAACAAACAGCGGTCGCTGGAGAAGCGCCGGCGCAAGCAGAACGTGCTCGTGGACATCCTCCCCGAGATGGCCCGGAAGCTCTCGGAGGTGACCGGCCGCGAGCCGCTGAACATCGACGACTCGCTGGCGCGCATCATGAACAACGTGCTCGTCGAGCGCACCGTCGAGGACGGCCGGGTGCGGCTCGCCGTCCAGAACCACGGCTCGACGGGGGCCCAACTGGAGGTGACCGACATCGTCAGCGAGGACCCCGGCGACGTGGAGGGCGCGACCGTCGTCGAGATGGACGGCGAGTGGTTCGTGAAGTGGAGCGCGGACGTGGCCGGCGGCGACGAGGCGGCCATCGAGTACGACGTGAGCGACGACGCCGAGTTCGACGTCTCGGTCGAGGGCGTCGAGGCGGAGAAAATAACGGTGAACGCCTGACCATGAGTTCCGATACCGACATCACGACGGACGAACAGCGGGCCCGCGAGCAGCTCGTGCGGCTCTCCGAGCGGTTCTACGACCAGTTCGCCGGCGGCGACGTGCCGTCGATGGAGATACCGACGCGCTCGAAGTCGAACATCGTGTTCGACGAGGACGCGGGCGTCTGGGTGCTCGGCGACCGGCACTCCACGCGCTCGGCCAACAGCGTCGGCGGCGCGAAGAAGCTCCTGAAGTCCATCTACGCGGTGGAGTTCCTCGCCAATCAGCTGGACGAGGACCGCTCCTCGACCCTGCGTGAGCTGTACTACCTCTCGGAGTCGTGGGACAACGAGTACGCGCAGTTCAACGACCAGGACGAGTCGAACCAGCTCATCGAGGACCTGGAGGTCGTCTCCGGCGTCACCCGCGAGGACTTCCACATGCGCCCGGAGGAGTCGGGCGCGACGCTGATGGGCCCGCTCGAACTCCGCGAGCAGACCCGCCGCGGCGACCGGGTCATCCACTGTCAGGAGGACGTCGGCGAGGGCGGGTACCAGATACCGAACAACCCCGACACCATCGACTTCCTCGACCACGACGCCGACTTCATCCTCTGCGTGGAGACCGGCGGCATGCGCGACCGGCTGGTGGAGAACGGCTTCGACACCGACTACAACACCATCGTCGTCCACCTGAAGGGCCAGCCGGCCCGCGCCACCCGGCGCATCACGAAGCGGCTCCACGACGAACTCGACCTCCCGGTCGTGGTCTTCACCGACGGCGACCCGTGGTCGTACCGCATCTACGGCTCCGTCGCGTACGGCTCCATCAAGTCGGCACACCTCTCGGAGTACCTCGCGACCCCCGCCGCGAAGTTCGTCGGCATCCGCCCGCAGGACATCCGGGAGTACGACCTCCCCTCGGACCCCCTCTCGGACTCGGACGTGAACGCGCTCGAGTCCGAACTGGAGGACCCGCGGTTCAAGAGCGACTTCTGGACCGAACAGATAGAGCTCCAGCTCGACATCGGAAAGAAGTCCGAACAGCAGGCGCTCGCCTCGCGCGGCCTCGACTTCGTTACCGACGAGTACCTGCCGACGCGCCTCTCCGAGATGGGCGTCATCTGAGTCGCGTCATCGAGTCCGGTTCCGTTTTCGCGCCAGCGCGACCGCCGCCAGGGCCGAGAGCGCCGCGGCCGCCCCGAAGCCGGGCTGGCCGGGCGTCGCCGTCGGCGCGTCGGTCGAGGTCGCCGTCGCGCCGGCGCCCCCCGACACCGAGGTTGCGGTCGGGGTCGGCGATGTTGCGGTCGGAGACGGCGGCGTCCCGGTCGAAGTGGCCGTCCCCCCAGTCGTCGTTGCCGTTGCCGTCGCCGTAGCTGTCGCCGTCGGGGAGGGCGTCGCCGTAGCTGTCGCCGTCGGGGAGGGCGTCGCCGTCCGCACCTCGCCGTCGTGGGCGAACAGCGCCGGGTCGTCCGGTATGGGCGGCGGCGACGAGGGGCCGGTCGCGGCGTCGTACCACGGCTCCACGGGCGCGCCGGCGGCCTCGCTCACGACGTCCACGAGGTCGGCCGTGCCGAACCCGGGGCCGTCGGCGTACGTCGGCGCGCCGCCGTCGCGGGCGCGCAGCGTGACGAACACGTCCGAGAGCCGGGCCTCGCCGTCCGAGCGGTTGCGCATCCACGCGTCGAGCGCGGCGGCGACGTGGCGGCCCTTGCGGTAGTCGGCCGTCTCGGAGGCGTTGGTGAGGTTCCGGAGGTCGGCGTCGCGGTAGCGCGGGTCGTCGCGGACGTTCAGCCGCTCGCGGAACTCCGCGAACGACAGGTCGCCCGCGTGGTAGGCGTAGTAGTAGCCGTAGTAGTCGGCCGACCCCTCGACGAGCCAGTCGGTCGCGGCGACGGCGAGGAAGTCCTGCTGGGTGTGGACGTACTCGTGGGCGAGCAGCGTCCTGTCGGTCGCGCGGTCGGCGGCGAGCAGCATCGTCCCGCCGCTGTTGGCGCGGCCGGCCACGTCGCCGCCGAGTTCGGGGGCGTCGGACGGGCGGAGGTACACGACGATGCGGTCGTCCGTGCGGTCGAAGCCGAAGAACTCGTCTATCGCCGTCAGCCGGTCGAGGACGGCGCGGTCGCGGGTCCCGTTCGCCGGGACCCCCGCCGGGCCGTCGGTCGGGGGCGTCACGAGCGTCACCGTCGTCCCGTCCCCGGTCGTCCGGGTCGTCGCCTCGTTCCAGAGGCTCACGCCGAAACCGTGGACGGTCCCGGTTCCCGCGACCTCCACGTGCCGCTCGAAGCCGACCTCGGGGTTCCGGTAGCGGTAGCCGACGCCGCCCACGAAGTCGGCCTGCTCGACGTAGGCGTACGCCCCGTTCACGAGCGGGTCGCCCGGCGCGTCGGTCGGGACCGTGTACTCGATGCTCGGGGCGTCGGTCTCGCCGTCCCACTGGTAGCTCCCGTCGGCCGGGTCGAAGCCGTCCGTCGCGGTCACCTCGACCCACGACGGGAGGCGCGCGTCGAGTTCCGTGACGCGGTCGGGCATCTCGACGCGCATCGTCACCGAGACGGTCGGCCCGCTCGGGTCGTGGGCGACGGTGTACGTCACGTCAACCGTGTCCGGGCCGGTCGCGTCCCCGAGCGCGACCCCGGGCGCGACGGCGGCGAGGACGAGGAGGAGCGCGACGAGGCGGACGGCGCTGTCCATCGGTGGACACGCGGCGCTCGGCGGACATAAGCTTCCGGCCGGGCGGCGAGCCGCGGGGGGAACCCCGGCCTTTTCGTCGGGTCGCGCCGAACTCCGGCCCGATGACCGACGCGTTCCTGTCGTTCGACGAACTCCTCGACGCCGTCGGGGAGCGCAGTTTCGCCCGCCCGCCCGCGCTCGTCGCCAACGCCCACGTCACCGGCCTCGGGGTCGCCCGCGCGCTCGCCGCCCACGACGTGCCCGTCATCGCGCTCGACCGCTCGGGCGACGGGGTCGCGCCCGCCTCCGACGCCGTGGACGTGGCCGGCCGCGTCACCTACCCGCTCGACGACCCCGACGGCTTCCGCGAGGACGTGGCGGCCGTCGCCGACGCGACGGGCCACGAGCCGGTCGCGTTCGGCTGTATGGACGAGTGGGCGCTCGCGTTCGCCGAGCAGGAGCCCGAGGGCGTGCGCCTGCCGTTCGCGGACGGCACCCTGGACT from Halosegnis marinus carries:
- the gyrB gene encoding DNA topoisomerase (ATP-hydrolyzing) subunit B, which gives rise to MSQERSYGADQIQVLEGLEAVQKRPAMYIGSTDSRGLHHLVYEVVDNSIDEALAGYCDTIEVTVHEDGSVSVSDDGRGIPVDTHKEYDRPALEVIMTVLHAGGKFDNKSYQVSGGLHGVGVSVVNALSSWLEVEVKRDGSVYRHRFDHGEPDQELEEVRPMDDGEETGTTIRFWPDEDIFETTDFAFSTLESRLRELAFLNPGVEIALLDERDGGETRFQYDGGIREFVEYLNETRTVLHDEVVYVEGGDDGIQVEIALQATDGVQGSIHAFANNINTREGGTHLTGFKTALTRVVNDYASSHDLASDIDENLKGEDIREGLTGVLSVKHPDPQFEGQTKTKLGNSEVRGIVESLMHEGFATYLEEHPDTAEAIVSKAVEAAKARLAAKKAEELTRRKSALGSTSLPGKLADCQTRDPEEAELFIVEGDSAGGSAKQARNPEFQAILPLFGKVLNAEKHRLDRVLENEKIRDLITAVGTSIGEEFDVENARYHKIILMTDADVDGAHIRTLYLTFLYRQMPELIENGYVYAAQPPLYRIRYKGDTYDAMTEADRERIVEEVCDGSPDQVQRFKGLGEMNPQQLWDTTMNPETRILKRITVDDAAAADRMFSVLMGDAVAPRKQFIKEHAEDAEWVDI
- a CDS encoding DNA topoisomerase VI subunit B, which translates into the protein MTSYQSSLGEGGGGTVADELAESQRSISIAEFFEKNKQMLGFDSGGKALVTAVKEAVDNALDATEEAGLLPDVYVEIADAGDYYRLVVEDNGPGITREQVPKVFGKLLYGSRFHAREQSRGQQGIGISAAVLYSQLTSGKPAKITSKTGADRPARKFELTIDTDTNEPEVSLDEETTWERPHGTRIELEMEANMRARQQLHDYIKYTAVVNPHARIEFREPKAHEKYERATDQLPAETEEIRPHPHGVELGTLLKMLAATESYSLSGFMQEEFTRVGAKTAGSVLDRFRDRHFGREMTWTAPAAHDEVSVADEVAEATSNKGAEATESFATTIADAVADRGRVAHHEVVAIVAEAADEAEETFGKTFGEAVRENAVAAAWYACTRTRREDVYPLVDGATTTRKDDAAVEGLARRLAEKFEEQEDNRNRTTRAELDDFVARAAEMTEETDGETFGETARGNIADAVWAEMRTVPDDPPKVKEVANTRDIAAEFLEAMRETDILAPPTNCLAPITPELVEKGLRKEYDADFYAAATRDAEVHRGDPFIVEAGIAYGGDLPAEGNVEVLRFANRVPLVYRLGACSTTDVVKRINWRNYGLDQPGGTGMPNGPAVITVHIASTNVPFTSESKDAVANVPEIEDEIELALREAARELKSYLNKQRSLEKRRRKQNVLVDILPEMARKLSEVTGREPLNIDDSLARIMNNVLVERTVEDGRVRLAVQNHGSTGAQLEVTDIVSEDPGDVEGATVVEMDGEWFVKWSADVAGGDEAAIEYDVSDDAEFDVSVEGVEAEKITVNA
- a CDS encoding prolyl oligopeptidase family serine peptidase; the encoded protein is MRETPPETPCEPTTETLHGEEIADPYRWLEADDDERVREWTDAQNEYADAVLDTDTRDALRPRFEDVARVTDYGPVTVAGDRYFRTIEAPHEDHAVLHVQESLDGEPRVLVDPNGFAGEAASMNWFVVGPDGERVAYGYDEGGTEQYDLRVVDAATGEEREEVPNVGRTNPGGFAWTDKGFYSVRTGTAGEADSEGGGQLDRALYYHEHGADPADDRLVTDDFGPRELPVLTTDDGDALFVAVSQGWDTTDLYRADESRADPLVPLVTGLDASIDATAGEDTLYLRTDHEADRGRVVAVPLAEARTGDDLALADYPDAVPETEGVLQGVTTVGDALAAVHLHDASAELTLWRDGERTATVPTPDLCTVPAAALDVDDDGTDLFHVVQGFAEPARVRRYDVAEGTATAIAQADADLDVDVTVERTFHESADGTEVPAFVVRAADADPDGDAPAVIYGYGGFRIALTPSFRRFAGPFLDAGGVFVVACLRGGSEYGESWHRAGMFGDKQNVFDDLYAVAEGIGDEYADPDRIGVWGGSNGGLLTGAALTQRPDLWAAVLCEVPLLDMLRFHRFLLGASWTSEYGSPDDPEAFEYLREYSPYHNVAERAYPPTLFTTALGDTRVHPAHARKTTARVQANQTGEGPILLRTETDTGHGVGKPTERIVREQVDRWTWLCDRLGVPVGAGDGD
- a CDS encoding PGF-CTERM sorting domain-containing protein, encoding MDSAVRLVALLLVLAAVAPGVALGDATGPDTVDVTYTVAHDPSGPTVSVTMRVEMPDRVTELDARLPSWVEVTATDGFDPADGSYQWDGETDAPSIEYTVPTDAPGDPLVNGAYAYVEQADFVGGVGYRYRNPEVGFERHVEVAGTGTVHGFGVSLWNEATTRTTGDGTTVTLVTPPTDGPAGVPANGTRDRAVLDRLTAIDEFFGFDRTDDRIVVYLRPSDAPELGGDVAGRANSGGTMLLAADRATDRTLLAHEYVHTQQDFLAVAATDWLVEGSADYYGYYYAYHAGDLSFAEFRERLNVRDDPRYRDADLRNLTNASETADYRKGRHVAAALDAWMRNRSDGEARLSDVFVTLRARDGGAPTYADGPGFGTADLVDVVSEAAGAPVEPWYDAATGPSSPPPIPDDPALFAHDGEVRTATPSPTATATATPSPTATATATATATTTGGTATSTGTPPSPTATSPTPTATSVSGGAGATATSTDAPTATPGQPGFGAAAALSALAAVALARKRNRTR
- a CDS encoding DNA topoisomerase IV subunit A: MSSDTDITTDEQRAREQLVRLSERFYDQFAGGDVPSMEIPTRSKSNIVFDEDAGVWVLGDRHSTRSANSVGGAKKLLKSIYAVEFLANQLDEDRSSTLRELYYLSESWDNEYAQFNDQDESNQLIEDLEVVSGVTREDFHMRPEESGATLMGPLELREQTRRGDRVIHCQEDVGEGGYQIPNNPDTIDFLDHDADFILCVETGGMRDRLVENGFDTDYNTIVVHLKGQPARATRRITKRLHDELDLPVVVFTDGDPWSYRIYGSVAYGSIKSAHLSEYLATPAAKFVGIRPQDIREYDLPSDPLSDSDVNALESELEDPRFKSDFWTEQIELQLDIGKKSEQQALASRGLDFVTDEYLPTRLSEMGVI